Proteins from one Mycobacterium adipatum genomic window:
- a CDS encoding acyl-CoA dehydrogenase family protein has protein sequence MNFEIDEQQRDFASSIDAALGAANVPAAVRAWADGDTAPGRKVWNQLAELGVTALLVAEKFDGIDAHPVDAVVALERLGYWAVPGPVTESVVVAPLLLGDDERSAALASGESIATVALPPQVPYAVNADFADLVLLAGDGQVADAVAGAAHDSVDPARKLFEVSAPGATRNADTARAYEFGVLGTAAQLIGAGQAMLDQSVAYAKQRTQFGRVIGSYQSIKHKLADVHIALELARPLVYGAALALADSAPDTARDVSAAKVAAADAALLSARSSLQTHGAIGFTQEHDLSLLLLRVQALRSAWGDPTLHRRRLLEVL, from the coding sequence ATGAACTTCGAGATCGACGAACAGCAGCGCGATTTCGCGTCCAGCATCGACGCCGCGCTGGGCGCGGCCAACGTACCGGCGGCCGTCCGCGCCTGGGCCGACGGCGACACCGCACCCGGTCGCAAGGTCTGGAACCAACTCGCCGAGCTGGGCGTCACCGCGCTGCTGGTGGCCGAGAAGTTCGACGGTATCGACGCGCACCCGGTCGATGCGGTGGTCGCCCTGGAACGGCTCGGCTACTGGGCGGTGCCCGGACCGGTCACCGAATCCGTCGTGGTGGCGCCGCTGCTGCTCGGCGATGACGAACGATCCGCGGCACTGGCATCAGGCGAGTCGATCGCGACCGTCGCACTGCCGCCGCAGGTTCCGTACGCCGTGAACGCCGATTTCGCCGATCTGGTGCTGCTCGCCGGGGACGGTCAGGTGGCCGACGCCGTCGCCGGTGCGGCACATGACTCGGTGGATCCGGCGCGGAAACTGTTCGAGGTCAGCGCTCCCGGGGCCACTCGCAACGCCGACACGGCACGCGCCTACGAATTCGGGGTGTTGGGCACCGCCGCGCAGCTCATCGGCGCGGGGCAGGCCATGCTCGACCAGTCGGTCGCCTACGCCAAACAGCGCACCCAGTTCGGCCGCGTCATCGGCTCCTACCAGTCGATCAAACACAAGCTGGCCGATGTGCACATCGCGCTCGAGCTGGCCCGCCCGCTGGTGTACGGGGCGGCGCTCGCGCTCGCCGACTCCGCACCCGACACCGCCCGCGATGTCAGCGCCGCCAAGGTCGCCGCCGCCGATGCCGCACTGCTGTCGGCCCGCTCGTCATTGCAAACCCACGGCGCCATCGGCTTCACCCAGGAGCACGACCTGTCCCTGCTGCTGCTGCGGGTGCAGGCGTTGCGCTCGGCCTGGGGCGACCCGACTCTGCACCGTCGCCGACTGCTGGAGGTCCTGTAA
- a CDS encoding acyl-CoA dehydrogenase family protein — protein sequence MDLNFDEGTEDFRAEVRDFLDANRHHFPTKSYDTREGFEQHRRWDKVLFDAGLSVIAWPEEYGGRDATLLQWVAFEEEYFRAGAPGRASANGTSMLAPTLFAHGTKEQLDRVLPKMASGEEIWAQAWSEPESGSDLASLRSTATRVDGGWKLNGQKIWSSRAPFGERGFGLFRSDPAAQRHKGLTYFMFDLLADGVTVRPIAQLGGDTGFGEVFLDDVFVPDEDVIGEVNEGWRAAMSTSSNERGMSLRSPARFLAPAERLVARWKSDPDPVFTDRVADAWIKAQAYRLHTFGTVTRLARGGELGAESSVTKVFWSELDVALHQTALDLRGADAEIVDDWTEGLLFALGGPIYAGTNEIQRNIIAERLLGLPKEPKS from the coding sequence GTGGACCTGAATTTCGACGAAGGCACCGAGGATTTCCGGGCCGAGGTCCGCGACTTCCTCGACGCCAACCGGCACCACTTCCCGACGAAGTCCTACGACACCCGGGAGGGCTTCGAGCAGCACCGCCGCTGGGACAAGGTGCTCTTCGACGCCGGACTGTCGGTGATCGCGTGGCCCGAGGAGTACGGCGGCCGGGACGCCACCCTGCTGCAGTGGGTGGCGTTCGAGGAGGAGTACTTCCGCGCCGGCGCGCCCGGACGGGCCAGCGCCAACGGCACCTCGATGCTGGCGCCCACACTGTTCGCGCACGGCACCAAGGAACAACTGGACCGGGTGTTGCCGAAGATGGCCAGCGGCGAGGAGATCTGGGCGCAGGCCTGGTCGGAGCCGGAGTCCGGTAGCGACCTGGCCTCGCTGCGCTCGACCGCCACCAGAGTCGACGGCGGCTGGAAGCTCAACGGCCAGAAGATCTGGAGCTCACGGGCCCCGTTCGGGGAACGTGGCTTTGGGCTGTTCCGGTCCGACCCCGCCGCGCAGCGGCACAAGGGTCTGACCTATTTCATGTTCGATCTGTTGGCCGACGGTGTGACCGTGCGCCCGATCGCGCAACTCGGCGGGGACACCGGATTCGGCGAAGTCTTCCTCGATGACGTGTTCGTGCCGGATGAGGACGTCATCGGTGAGGTCAACGAGGGCTGGCGCGCGGCGATGAGCACCTCGAGCAATGAGCGCGGCATGTCGCTGCGCAGCCCGGCCCGCTTCCTGGCGCCGGCCGAGCGGCTGGTCGCCCGGTGGAAATCCGATCCGGATCCGGTGTTCACCGACCGCGTGGCCGATGCCTGGATCAAGGCACAGGCGTACCGGCTGCACACCTTCGGCACCGTCACCCGGCTGGCCCGCGGCGGTGAACTGGGCGCCGAATCCTCGGTGACCAAGGTGTTCTGGTCCGAACTGGACGTTGCCCTGCACCAGACCGCCCTGGACCTGCGGGGCGCCGACGCCGAGATCGTGGATGACTGGACCGAGGGCCTGCTGTTCGCCCTCGGCGGCCCGATCTATGCCGGTACCAACGAGATTCAGCGCAACATCATTGCCGAGCGCCTGCTGGGCCTGCCGAAAGAACCCAAGTCATGA
- the fadD3 gene encoding 3-((3aS,4S,7aS)-7a-methyl-1,5-dioxo-octahydro-1H-inden-4-yl)propanoate--CoA ligase FadD3, with amino-acid sequence MTSATRTVPAVLDRIAAQLAEHDALVTPDKRLTYGQLREEVRRAAAAMIDLGVAAGDRVAIWCPNTWHWVVAALATHYAGAVVVPLNTRYTATEAADILARTQTPLLIAAGEFLGADRTAQLDRSALPALRHIVRVPIDAQDGTWDEFVARGTDLDAVDARSAAVSPDDVSDILFTSGTTGRSKGVRCAHRQSLDASAAWAACGQLTSADRYLCINPFFHNFGYKAGILACLQTGATLYPLLTFDPEHAMKAVAEHQITVLPGPPTIYQTLLDHPRRADYDLTSLRFAVTGAAVVPVVLIERMQSELDIDIVLTAYGLTEAAGFGTMCSADDDAITVATTCGRPIADFELRLDDSGEVLLRGPNVMLGYLDDPEATAAAIDGEGWLHTGDIGTLDTAGNLTITDRLKDMYICGGFNVYPAEVEQVLARLDGVAEAAVIGVPDHRLGEVGKAFVVVKDGAQLDEATVIAYTREHLANFKVPRSVAFLDILPRNPGGKVVKPQLREIDGRP; translated from the coding sequence ATGACGAGCGCAACGCGAACCGTTCCAGCGGTACTGGACCGGATTGCCGCACAGCTAGCCGAGCATGACGCCCTGGTCACGCCCGATAAACGCCTCACCTACGGCCAGTTGCGCGAGGAAGTACGACGGGCCGCGGCGGCCATGATCGACCTGGGCGTCGCCGCCGGTGACCGGGTCGCCATCTGGTGCCCGAACACCTGGCACTGGGTGGTGGCCGCACTGGCCACCCACTACGCCGGCGCCGTCGTCGTCCCACTGAACACCCGCTACACCGCCACCGAGGCCGCCGACATCCTCGCGCGCACCCAGACCCCCCTGCTGATCGCGGCGGGCGAGTTCCTCGGCGCCGACCGCACCGCCCAACTCGACCGTTCCGCACTGCCTGCGCTGCGCCATATCGTGCGGGTGCCGATCGACGCCCAGGACGGGACCTGGGATGAGTTCGTCGCCCGCGGCACCGACCTGGATGCAGTCGACGCCCGCTCCGCAGCGGTCTCCCCCGACGACGTCTCCGACATCCTGTTCACCTCCGGCACCACCGGCCGCAGCAAGGGTGTGCGCTGCGCGCACCGGCAGTCACTGGACGCCTCGGCGGCGTGGGCGGCGTGTGGACAACTCACCAGCGCCGACCGCTACCTGTGCATCAATCCGTTCTTCCACAACTTCGGCTACAAGGCCGGGATCCTGGCCTGCCTGCAGACCGGCGCGACGCTGTACCCGCTCCTCACCTTCGATCCCGAGCATGCAATGAAAGCCGTTGCCGAGCACCAGATCACGGTGCTCCCCGGACCGCCGACCATCTACCAGACGCTGCTGGACCATCCCCGCCGCGCCGACTACGACCTGACCTCGCTGCGGTTCGCTGTCACCGGTGCGGCGGTGGTGCCGGTGGTGCTGATCGAGCGGATGCAGTCCGAGCTGGACATCGACATCGTGCTGACCGCCTACGGCCTGACCGAAGCCGCCGGCTTCGGCACCATGTGCAGCGCCGACGACGACGCCATCACGGTGGCCACGACCTGCGGCCGTCCGATCGCGGATTTCGAACTGCGCCTGGATGACTCGGGCGAGGTGCTGCTACGCGGTCCGAACGTCATGCTCGGCTATCTCGACGACCCCGAAGCCACCGCGGCGGCCATCGACGGCGAGGGTTGGCTGCACACCGGCGATATCGGCACCCTGGACACGGCCGGCAATCTCACCATCACCGACCGGCTGAAGGATATGTACATCTGCGGCGGGTTCAACGTGTACCCGGCCGAGGTCGAGCAGGTTCTCGCCCGCCTCGACGGGGTGGCCGAGGCCGCGGTGATCGGGGTTCCCGATCACCGACTCGGTGAGGTCGGCAAGGCGTTCGTCGTCGTCAAAGACGGCGCCCAGCTCGATGAGGCGACGGTGATCGCCTACACGCGTGAGCATCTGGCGAACTTCAAGGTCCCCCGATCGGTGGCCTTCCTCGACATTCTGCCGCGAAACCCAGGAGGCAAAGTGGTCAAACCACAGCTGCGTGAGATCGACGGAAGGCCCTGA
- the ipdE1 gene encoding acyl-CoA dehydrogenase IpdE1, with amino-acid sequence MIEVEDFRAEVRQWLADNLVGEYAALKGLGGPGREHEAFEERRAWNQHLAAAGLTCLGWPEEHGGRGLTVAHRVAFYEEYAKADAPDKVNHFGEELLGPTLIAYGTPEQQQRFLPGILDVTELWSQGYSEPGAGSDLANVSTSAELVGDEWVINGQKVWTSLAHWAQWCFVVARSEKGSKRHAGLSFLLVPLDQPGVQIRPIIQLTGDSEFNEVFFEDAHTEASLVVGEPGDGWRVAMGLLTFERGVSTLGQQIRYAREHSNLVELAERTGAADDPLIRERLTRSWTGLKAMRSYSLATMDVEQPGQDNVSKLLWANWHRELGEIAMDVQGMAGLTLDNQEFDEWQRLYLFSRSDTIYGGSNEIQRNIIAERVLGLPREVKG; translated from the coding sequence GTGATAGAGGTCGAGGACTTCCGGGCCGAGGTCCGGCAATGGCTCGCCGATAATCTCGTCGGCGAATATGCAGCGCTCAAGGGTCTCGGAGGCCCCGGTCGTGAGCATGAGGCATTCGAAGAACGGCGTGCGTGGAACCAGCATCTGGCGGCCGCCGGACTGACCTGCCTGGGCTGGCCGGAGGAGCACGGCGGCCGGGGCCTCACCGTCGCGCACCGGGTCGCGTTCTACGAGGAGTACGCCAAGGCCGACGCCCCGGACAAGGTGAACCACTTCGGTGAGGAACTGCTCGGCCCGACGCTCATCGCGTACGGCACCCCGGAACAACAGCAACGCTTCCTGCCCGGCATCCTTGATGTCACCGAGCTGTGGAGCCAGGGTTACTCCGAACCCGGCGCCGGCAGCGACCTCGCCAACGTCTCCACCTCCGCCGAATTGGTCGGCGATGAGTGGGTGATCAATGGCCAGAAGGTGTGGACCTCACTGGCGCACTGGGCGCAATGGTGCTTCGTGGTCGCCCGCAGTGAAAAGGGCTCCAAACGGCACGCCGGGCTGTCCTTCCTGCTGGTGCCGCTCGACCAGCCCGGTGTGCAGATCCGGCCGATCATCCAGCTCACCGGCGACTCCGAGTTCAACGAGGTGTTCTTCGAGGACGCACACACCGAAGCATCCCTGGTGGTCGGCGAGCCCGGGGACGGCTGGCGGGTGGCCATGGGGCTGCTCACCTTCGAGCGTGGCGTGTCCACCCTGGGGCAGCAGATCCGCTATGCGCGTGAGCATTCCAACCTCGTGGAGCTGGCGGAGCGAACCGGCGCCGCCGACGATCCGTTGATCCGCGAACGGCTCACCCGATCCTGGACCGGGCTCAAAGCCATGCGGTCCTACTCGCTGGCGACCATGGACGTCGAGCAGCCCGGGCAAGATAATGTGTCGAAACTGTTGTGGGCCAACTGGCATCGCGAACTCGGCGAGATCGCCATGGACGTGCAGGGCATGGCGGGGCTGACGCTGGACAACCAAGAATTCGACGAGTGGCAGCGGCTCTACCTGTTCTCCCGTTCGGACACCATCTACGGCGGATCCAACGAGATCCAGCGCAACATCATCGCCGAGCGGGTGCTCGGCCTACCCCGAGAGGTGAAGGGATGA